Proteins encoded by one window of Halococcus saccharolyticus DSM 5350:
- a CDS encoding group I truncated hemoglobin, with the protein MSEPETTEIEPGASETDGGESLYERLGGAYGIAGAVDDLVDRLYENDAANQNPAVQEFHEEGGKAGFKYLVTAWSIEATGGPEIYPGRDMDEAHADLDVSEHDFDIVATSIRQSLHQVGVPEEEEAEFMEIIESYRDMVVADRDYDEDEIPDFVESPTSY; encoded by the coding sequence GTGTCCGAACCAGAGACTACGGAGATCGAACCGGGGGCGTCGGAGACCGACGGCGGAGAATCGTTGTACGAGCGCCTCGGGGGTGCGTACGGCATTGCTGGAGCGGTAGACGATCTGGTCGATCGACTGTACGAGAACGACGCCGCCAACCAGAACCCCGCGGTGCAGGAGTTCCACGAGGAGGGCGGGAAGGCGGGCTTCAAGTACCTCGTGACGGCGTGGTCCATCGAGGCAACCGGCGGCCCGGAGATCTATCCGGGCCGCGACATGGACGAAGCACACGCCGATCTCGATGTCAGCGAACACGACTTCGATATCGTCGCCACGTCGATTCGACAGAGCCTCCATCAGGTGGGCGTGCCTGAAGAGGAAGAAGCGGAGTTCATGGAGATCATCGAGAGCTACCGGGACATGGTGGTCGCCGACCGCGACTACGACGAGGACGAAATCCCGGACTTCGTCGAGAGTCCGACTTCCTACTAG
- a CDS encoding amphi-Trp domain-containing protein, whose product MAEKNIDEDELDRTEAADRLREIADDLESGEDFDVDIGNKTISLRPPSVIGFEVGARESSSILRGRRESVTITMDWRPD is encoded by the coding sequence ATGGCGGAAAAGAACATCGACGAGGACGAACTCGACCGGACCGAGGCCGCCGACCGCCTCCGCGAGATCGCGGACGATCTCGAATCGGGCGAGGATTTCGACGTCGATATCGGCAACAAGACGATCTCGCTTCGTCCGCCCTCGGTCATCGGCTTCGAGGTCGGGGCACGGGAGAGTTCCTCGATCCTTCGTGGCCGTCGTGAGTCGGTGACGATCACGATGGACTGGAGGCCGGACTGA
- a CDS encoding M24 family metallopeptidase — translation MDPDLSTLDEALDGAGVDGYLLDADSDVPDQRYLAGFDAPDPFVTLYDGDTHLLVSALEYGRAKTASRADTVARHSDYTEGAGSREAAGEVLAAFLEDHDVSSVLVPPRFPVGVADDLRERDVAVTSEDDGAGVLTDIRAVKTDEEIDHVRSAQRANERAMAAAEELLREATIEGNRLVHDGETLTAERVKTEIETTLLHEGCALSETIVASGADAADPHDRGSGPIAPGEAVIVDIFPQDNDTGYHADMTRTFVKGEPSEAIEEWYDLTEDAFEAALDVVEPGATGAEVHDAVCDVYEDAGEPTLRADPETETGFIHGTGHGVGLAVHEMPSLSFEGEELEPGNVITVEPGLYDPDVGGVRIEDFVVVTEDGYENLTDYPKALRVE, via the coding sequence ATGGACCCAGACCTCTCCACGCTCGACGAAGCGCTCGACGGGGCCGGCGTCGACGGCTATCTTCTCGACGCCGACTCCGATGTACCGGACCAGCGCTACCTCGCCGGGTTCGACGCGCCCGACCCCTTCGTGACCCTCTACGACGGCGACACACACCTCCTGGTCTCGGCGCTCGAATACGGCCGCGCGAAGACCGCGAGCCGGGCCGACACCGTCGCACGCCACAGCGATTACACCGAGGGGGCCGGCAGCCGGGAGGCCGCCGGCGAGGTGCTCGCGGCGTTCCTCGAAGACCACGACGTCTCGTCCGTCCTCGTCCCGCCGCGCTTCCCGGTCGGGGTCGCCGACGATCTCCGCGAGCGCGACGTCGCGGTGACCAGCGAGGACGACGGCGCGGGGGTCCTCACCGACATCCGAGCCGTGAAGACCGACGAGGAGATCGACCACGTCCGTAGTGCGCAGCGCGCCAACGAGCGCGCGATGGCCGCCGCCGAGGAGCTCCTGCGCGAGGCCACGATCGAGGGCAACCGGCTCGTCCACGACGGCGAGACGCTCACCGCCGAGCGCGTGAAGACCGAAATCGAGACCACCCTCCTCCACGAGGGGTGTGCGCTCTCCGAAACTATCGTCGCGAGCGGTGCGGACGCCGCCGATCCCCACGACCGCGGCAGCGGCCCGATCGCGCCAGGCGAGGCGGTCATCGTCGACATCTTCCCGCAGGACAACGATACGGGCTATCACGCCGACATGACCCGAACGTTCGTGAAGGGCGAGCCGAGCGAGGCGATCGAGGAGTGGTACGATCTCACCGAGGACGCCTTCGAGGCGGCACTCGACGTCGTCGAACCGGGCGCGACGGGAGCCGAGGTCCACGACGCGGTCTGTGACGTCTACGAGGACGCCGGCGAGCCCACGCTCAGAGCAGATCCCGAGACCGAGACAGGGTTCATCCACGGGACGGGCCACGGCGTGGGGCTCGCGGTCCACGAGATGCCGAGCCTGAGCTTCGAGGGTGAGGAACTCGAACCCGGCAACGTCATCACGGTCGAACCGGGGCTCTACGATCCCGATGTCGGCGGCGTGCGGATCGAGGATTTCGTGGTCGTCACGGAGGACGGCTACGAGAACCTGACCGACTACCCGAAGGCGCTCCGGGTCGAGTAA
- a CDS encoding ester cyclase — MSTTETNTELVRRYLNAFNERDEDTLSELLAEDVVEHGAQEELHGHEEILAYLDAHFETFPDYSGTTDAVIAEDDTVAVRYTVSGTHTGEYRDVEPTGHTAEWTGMATYRIDGDEIAEIWLEEDRLGLLEQLEVVDPPAHLRI, encoded by the coding sequence ATGTCAACGACAGAAACAAACACGGAACTCGTCCGGCGCTATCTGAACGCGTTCAACGAGCGGGACGAGGACACACTTTCGGAACTCCTCGCAGAGGACGTCGTCGAGCACGGGGCGCAGGAGGAGCTGCACGGCCACGAGGAGATCCTCGCGTACCTCGACGCACATTTCGAGACGTTCCCGGACTACTCGGGGACGACCGACGCCGTGATCGCAGAAGACGATACGGTCGCCGTCCGATACACGGTCAGCGGGACTCACACGGGCGAGTATCGGGACGTCGAGCCGACGGGCCACACGGCCGAGTGGACCGGGATGGCCACCTACCGGATCGACGGCGACGAGATCGCGGAGATCTGGCTCGAAGAGGATCGGCTCGGTCTGCTCGAACAGCTCGAAGTCGTCGATCCGCCCGCACATCTGCGGATCTGA
- a CDS encoding nucleoside hydrolase yields the protein MTQKVLFDTDPGCDDAVALALALASDEIEVVGVSTVAGNTTVANTTHNALAILELLDRTDVPVARGCAGPLCRDLETAEEIHGPEGITGNPPEPTSEPVSQHGVEFIRDRVREYGDDLTIVAIGPQTNLATAIAIDEDLPATVDDIYLMGGAALCPGNVTPAAEFNFYVDPEAVSRVFRGATPKVVGLDVTEAATIPVATIEELVAEDEPQRTLGAWLGYSEIDAIRDGALAGDQAIHDATVIVDILDDVLDYREVPVAVGTGDGPFRGAIAPDIDGATDDLPNTQVALDVDEATHRDRIVDGIRGL from the coding sequence ATGACCCAGAAGGTCCTCTTCGATACCGATCCCGGCTGTGACGACGCCGTCGCGCTCGCGCTCGCGCTCGCGAGCGACGAGATCGAGGTCGTCGGCGTGAGCACCGTCGCCGGCAACACTACCGTCGCAAACACCACGCACAACGCGCTCGCGATCCTCGAACTCCTCGATCGAACCGACGTGCCCGTGGCGCGTGGCTGCGCCGGTCCGCTGTGTCGCGACCTCGAAACCGCAGAAGAGATCCACGGGCCGGAAGGGATCACCGGCAACCCGCCCGAACCGACGAGCGAGCCCGTGAGCCAGCACGGCGTCGAGTTCATCCGCGACCGCGTCCGCGAGTACGGCGACGACCTCACGATCGTCGCGATCGGCCCCCAGACCAACCTCGCGACCGCGATCGCGATCGACGAGGACCTCCCCGCGACCGTCGACGACATCTACCTGATGGGCGGTGCGGCGCTGTGTCCCGGCAACGTCACCCCGGCGGCGGAGTTCAACTTCTACGTCGATCCCGAGGCCGTCTCTCGGGTGTTCCGTGGCGCGACGCCCAAGGTGGTCGGCCTCGACGTCACCGAGGCAGCGACGATTCCGGTTGCGACGATCGAGGAACTCGTGGCGGAAGACGAGCCCCAGCGCACGCTCGGCGCGTGGCTCGGGTACAGCGAGATCGATGCGATCCGCGATGGCGCGCTCGCTGGCGACCAAGCGATCCACGACGCGACCGTGATCGTCGACATCCTCGACGACGTGCTCGATTACCGGGAGGTACCGGTCGCAGTCGGCACTGGCGACGGCCCCTTCCGTGGGGCGATCGCGCCCGACATCGATGGGGCGACCGACGACCTTCCGAACACGCAGGTCGCACTCGACGTCGACGAGGCGACCCACCGCGATCGGATCGTCGACGGGATTCGCGGGCTGTAG
- a CDS encoding chorismate mutase has translation MADDDPDRRCMDGMSLDELRAEIESIDQELVELIARRTYVAETVADVKRERDLPTTDERQEERVMERAGENAQRFGVDDNLVKATFRLLIELNKVEQRDNR, from the coding sequence ATGGCTGACGACGACCCGGACCGACGGTGCATGGACGGGATGAGCCTCGACGAGCTGCGGGCGGAGATCGAGTCCATCGACCAGGAACTGGTCGAACTCATTGCGCGACGCACGTACGTCGCCGAGACGGTCGCCGATGTCAAGCGCGAGCGCGACCTTCCGACGACCGACGAGCGACAGGAGGAACGCGTGATGGAACGCGCCGGCGAGAACGCCCAACGCTTCGGCGTCGACGACAACCTCGTGAAGGCGACTTTCCGGCTGCTGATCGAACTCAACAAGGTCGAGCAGCGCGACAACCGATGA
- a CDS encoding prephenate dehydrogenase/arogenate dehydrogenase family protein, which yields MKLLVVGAGTMGRWFAETVIAERAADTDVAFTDADSDAATAAADAIDGRTIPLDSDEHFDAVCLAVPISAIEERIAVHALQADRAILDVTGVMAAPVAAMAEHAADRERMSVHPLFAPENAPGTIAVVADALGPVTDEIRTALAVENDLFETTPAEHDEAMATVQARTHAAVLAYALAAEDVREEFHTPISGPLDALAEQVLSGSPGVYGEIQTAFDGAEAVAAAAERIVDADGEEFEQLYREARDARAGESDDEPGDDPAGGREVER from the coding sequence ATGAAACTACTCGTCGTCGGCGCGGGCACGATGGGTCGGTGGTTCGCCGAGACCGTCATTGCGGAACGAGCGGCGGACACCGATGTCGCCTTCACCGACGCCGATTCCGACGCCGCAACCGCCGCTGCCGACGCAATCGACGGACGGACGATACCACTCGACAGCGACGAGCACTTCGATGCGGTCTGTCTCGCGGTCCCGATCTCGGCGATCGAGGAACGCATCGCCGTGCACGCCCTGCAAGCCGACCGCGCGATACTCGACGTCACGGGAGTGATGGCCGCTCCCGTGGCGGCAATGGCCGAACACGCCGCGGACCGCGAGCGGATGAGCGTCCACCCGCTGTTCGCACCCGAGAACGCGCCAGGCACCATTGCCGTGGTCGCCGACGCGCTCGGTCCGGTGACCGACGAGATCCGCACGGCGCTCGCGGTCGAGAACGATCTCTTCGAAACCACACCCGCCGAACACGACGAGGCGATGGCCACGGTACAAGCCCGCACCCACGCCGCAGTGCTCGCCTACGCGCTCGCCGCCGAGGACGTTCGTGAGGAGTTCCACACCCCGATCTCCGGTCCGCTCGATGCGCTCGCCGAGCAAGTTCTCTCGGGCTCACCAGGTGTCTACGGCGAGATTCAAACTGCGTTCGACGGCGCGGAAGCGGTCGCCGCCGCGGCCGAGCGGATCGTCGACGCCGACGGCGAGGAGTTCGAGCAGCTCTACCGCGAGGCACGCGACGCACGCGCTGGGGAGTCGGACGACGAACCGGGCGACGATCCGGCCGGCGGCCGTGAGGTCGAGCGATGA
- a CDS encoding shikimate kinase — MHGRASAPAAGTIVNALATGCGAAFAIDRETAATVELHDEGGVTGEIDGAPDADTRLIERCVELVIAEYGDGEGGHVHTESEVPMAAGLKSSSAAANATVLATLDALGVAIDDGEGHTPDGSTVAVSRERAARLGVRAAREAGVTVTGAFDDASASMLGGVTVTDNTSDELLARETIAWDVAVWTPDERAFSADADTARCERVAPVVRVATDLALAGEYERAMTVNGLAFCAALDFPTEPAITALGSVEGVSLSGTGPSYVAVGDRSGVEKVQEAWDEYEGHTWLTTTRTDGAWTG, encoded by the coding sequence ATGCACGGACGTGCGAGCGCGCCGGCTGCGGGCACGATCGTGAACGCGCTCGCCACCGGTTGCGGCGCGGCGTTCGCCATCGATCGCGAGACAGCCGCGACGGTCGAACTCCACGACGAAGGGGGTGTCACCGGTGAGATCGACGGCGCACCGGACGCCGACACCCGGCTGATCGAGCGGTGCGTCGAACTCGTTATCGCGGAGTACGGTGACGGTGAGGGGGGGCACGTCCACACCGAAAGCGAGGTGCCGATGGCTGCCGGCTTGAAGAGTTCGAGTGCTGCGGCGAACGCCACCGTGTTGGCGACGCTCGACGCGCTCGGCGTGGCGATCGACGACGGCGAAGGACACACACCGGACGGCAGCACGGTGGCAGTATCGCGCGAGAGGGCCGCCAGGCTCGGCGTACGCGCCGCCCGCGAGGCTGGCGTCACTGTGACGGGTGCGTTCGACGACGCGAGCGCGAGCATGCTCGGTGGTGTCACCGTCACGGACAACACGAGCGACGAACTCCTCGCGCGCGAGACGATCGCGTGGGACGTTGCGGTGTGGACGCCCGACGAGCGCGCGTTCAGTGCCGACGCCGATACCGCGCGGTGCGAGCGGGTCGCACCAGTCGTGAGGGTGGCGACCGATCTCGCGCTCGCCGGCGAGTACGAGCGGGCGATGACCGTGAACGGTCTCGCGTTCTGTGCGGCGCTCGACTTCCCGACCGAGCCGGCGATCACTGCACTCGGGAGCGTCGAAGGGGTTTCGCTCTCCGGGACCGGCCCGAGCTACGTCGCGGTCGGCGACCGATCCGGAGTCGAGAAGGTACAAGAGGCGTGGGACGAGTACGAGGGACATACATGGCTGACGACGACCCGGACCGACGGTGCATGGACGGGATGA
- the surE gene encoding 5'/3'-nucleotidase SurE has translation MHVLLTNDDGIESTGLQVLYEALDEACEVTVVAPADDQSAVGRTLSNRVTVEEHELGYAVDGTPADCVVVGVGSLCPDIDLVVSGCNQGANLGEYVLGRSGTVSAAVEATFFDVPAIAVSLYIPGGDIDFREYAAREAEYGEAIRATTHLVDNATGNGVFEHADYLNVNAPIPERATGDRAAMETTRPSTVYEMDAVRDGSTITLSDHIWQRMDEGDVPDPEGTDRRAVVEGRVSISPLTAPHTTEHHDTLDAVCAAYGDGG, from the coding sequence ATGCACGTTCTCCTGACGAACGACGACGGGATCGAGAGCACGGGCCTCCAGGTGCTCTACGAGGCCCTCGACGAAGCCTGTGAGGTCACGGTCGTCGCGCCCGCCGACGACCAGAGCGCGGTCGGGCGCACCCTCTCGAACCGCGTCACCGTCGAGGAACACGAGTTGGGCTATGCGGTCGACGGGACACCCGCCGACTGCGTGGTGGTGGGTGTCGGCTCGCTCTGTCCCGACATCGATCTCGTGGTGTCGGGCTGCAACCAGGGCGCGAACCTCGGCGAGTACGTCCTCGGCCGCTCCGGTACTGTCAGCGCCGCGGTCGAGGCAACCTTCTTCGATGTGCCCGCGATCGCGGTCTCGCTCTACATCCCCGGCGGCGACATCGACTTCCGGGAGTACGCCGCCCGCGAGGCCGAGTACGGCGAGGCGATTCGGGCGACGACACACCTCGTCGACAACGCCACCGGCAACGGCGTGTTCGAGCACGCCGACTACCTCAACGTGAACGCGCCGATCCCCGAGCGCGCGACCGGCGATCGCGCCGCGATGGAGACCACCCGTCCCTCGACGGTCTACGAGATGGACGCCGTCCGCGACGGTTCGACCATCACCCTCAGCGATCACATCTGGCAGCGCATGGACGAAGGCGACGTCCCCGACCCGGAAGGCACCGACCGCCGTGCGGTGGTCGAGGGTCGGGTGAGCATCTCGCCGTTGACCGCACCCCACACCACCGAACACCACGACACGCTCGATGCGGTGTGTGCGGCGTACGGCGACGGCGGGTGA
- the aroA gene encoding 3-phosphoshikimate 1-carboxyvinyltransferase, producing MDAEIRESAVGGRVDAPPSKSYTHRAILAAGYTDGETVIERPLVSADTRATMRAVEAYGGTVTETDDELSIQGFGGRPETPADVIDCANSGTTIRLTTAAAALGDGLTVLTGDGSLRSRPHGPLLDAIHDLGGRAESTRANGQAPLVVGGPIEGGTVSMPGDVSSQFVTALLMAGAHMEGGIEIGLETELKSAPYVEITREVLADFGIDTRSTDAGFAVADGQSYAAADGRYRVPGDFSSISYLLAAGALAADDGLEVHGAYPSAQGDAAIVEILDRMGAEIAWDRETGVITVRRSALSGVEVDVGDTPDLLPTLAVLGAAADDEMRLVNAEHVRYKETDRVSAMADELAAMGARVEETPGSLTVHGGDTDLRGARVDGRGDHRIVMALAVAGLIADGGTTITGSEHVDVSFPDFFGELAGLGADVQTTE from the coding sequence ATGGACGCCGAAATCCGCGAATCAGCGGTCGGGGGACGGGTCGACGCGCCGCCGTCGAAGAGCTACACCCACCGGGCCATCCTCGCCGCGGGCTACACCGACGGGGAGACCGTAATCGAACGACCGCTCGTGAGCGCCGACACCCGGGCGACGATGCGCGCCGTCGAGGCCTACGGCGGAACGGTCACCGAAACCGACGACGAACTCTCGATCCAGGGGTTCGGCGGGCGACCCGAAACGCCCGCGGACGTGATCGACTGCGCTAACAGCGGCACGACGATCCGGCTCACGACCGCGGCCGCGGCGCTCGGCGATGGTCTCACCGTGCTCACCGGCGACGGCTCGCTGCGCTCGCGTCCGCACGGCCCGCTGCTCGACGCGATCCACGATCTCGGTGGGCGAGCCGAGAGCACCCGCGCGAACGGTCAGGCACCGCTCGTCGTGGGCGGGCCGATCGAGGGCGGGACGGTCTCGATGCCTGGCGACGTCTCCTCGCAGTTCGTGACCGCGCTCCTCATGGCCGGCGCACACATGGAAGGAGGGATCGAGATCGGCCTCGAAACCGAACTCAAGTCCGCTCCCTACGTCGAGATCACCCGCGAGGTGCTCGCCGACTTCGGGATCGACACCCGGTCGACCGATGCGGGCTTTGCGGTCGCGGACGGGCAGTCGTACGCGGCGGCGGACGGCCGGTATCGTGTGCCCGGCGACTTCTCCTCGATCTCGTACCTGCTCGCGGCGGGCGCGCTCGCGGCCGACGACGGGCTCGAAGTCCACGGCGCGTACCCGAGCGCCCAGGGCGACGCCGCCATCGTCGAGATCCTCGATCGGATGGGAGCCGAGATCGCGTGGGATCGCGAGACGGGCGTCATCACGGTCCGGCGGTCCGCACTCTCGGGCGTCGAGGTCGACGTGGGCGACACGCCCGACCTCCTCCCGACGCTCGCGGTCCTCGGGGCCGCGGCCGACGACGAGATGCGGCTCGTGAACGCCGAACACGTCCGGTACAAGGAGACCGATCGGGTGAGCGCGATGGCCGACGAGCTGGCGGCGATGGGCGCACGGGTCGAAGAGACGCCTGGTTCGCTCACGGTCCACGGCGGCGACACCGACCTCCGGGGAGCGCGTGTCGACGGGCGCGGTGATCACCGAATCGTGATGGCGCTCGCGGTCGCAGGGTTGATTGCGGACGGCGGGACGACGATCACGGGCTCGGAACACGTCGACGTCTCTTTTCCAGACTTCTTCGGGGAGTTGGCGGGGTTGGGGGCAGACGTGCAGACCACAGAGTGA
- a CDS encoding small ribosomal subunit Rsm22 family protein, whose product MNDEQREAIRSNAKYLREVRPVDPEEIHEYVDGQPHPAVVRTVLRESAVDLGLVERADGTFVPVSAEPIALDFEGVERFPESHARRLEDMLVERYGPGWPDGESGDGLRERIRAFKESYFAGAPVEYDTETALAYAIYHLPDYYAAIQYVLADLAADGLLSRRLRVLDVGAGVGGPALGLADLLPDDALVEYHAVEPSPAADVLDALLDGTGRNFRPTIHRTSIEEFAFDDEYDLVLAANVLSELDEPIEIVERALDALSEDGSLVALAPADRETSIGLREVERSVADEGSATIYAPSVRLWPGHAPADRGWSFDVQSDLAVPPFQRRLDEAASGPDAEPGEFVNVDVQYSSSILRTDGRRRIEFTPDANRTAKMAESEGHVSERVDLVAAKLSHSLAAGDNPLFKISDGSERTDHYAVCVRESALNRDLLAAEYGALLRFENGLLLWNDDEEAYNLVVDGETVVDRIPV is encoded by the coding sequence ATGAACGACGAGCAGCGCGAGGCGATCCGCTCGAACGCGAAGTACCTCCGTGAGGTCAGACCCGTAGATCCCGAGGAGATCCACGAGTACGTCGACGGCCAGCCCCACCCCGCCGTCGTTCGGACCGTGCTCCGCGAGTCGGCGGTCGATCTCGGACTCGTCGAGCGGGCGGACGGGACCTTCGTTCCAGTTTCCGCAGAGCCGATCGCTCTCGACTTCGAGGGTGTCGAGCGCTTTCCCGAGTCCCACGCCAGGCGGCTCGAAGACATGCTGGTCGAGCGGTACGGGCCGGGATGGCCCGATGGTGAATCCGGCGACGGCCTCCGTGAGCGCATCCGGGCGTTCAAGGAGTCGTATTTCGCGGGTGCACCGGTAGAGTACGACACCGAGACGGCGCTCGCGTACGCGATCTACCACCTCCCGGATTACTACGCCGCGATCCAGTACGTGCTCGCCGATCTCGCCGCCGACGGGCTACTGTCCCGCCGGCTGCGCGTTCTCGACGTGGGCGCTGGCGTCGGCGGTCCCGCCCTCGGACTCGCCGATCTCCTCCCCGACGACGCGCTCGTCGAGTATCACGCAGTCGAGCCGAGTCCCGCCGCCGACGTGCTCGACGCGCTGCTCGACGGGACTGGGAGGAATTTCCGTCCGACGATCCACCGCACCTCGATAGAGGAGTTCGCGTTCGACGACGAGTACGATCTCGTGCTGGCGGCGAACGTGCTGAGCGAGCTCGACGAACCGATCGAAATCGTCGAGCGCGCGCTCGATGCGCTCAGCGAGGATGGCTCGCTGGTCGCACTCGCCCCCGCCGACCGCGAGACGTCGATCGGTCTTCGGGAGGTCGAGCGAAGCGTGGCCGACGAGGGGTCGGCGACGATCTACGCGCCGTCGGTGCGGCTGTGGCCAGGCCATGCGCCGGCCGACCGCGGCTGGTCGTTCGACGTGCAATCCGATCTCGCCGTGCCACCGTTTCAACGCCGCCTCGACGAGGCAGCGAGCGGTCCCGACGCCGAGCCAGGCGAGTTCGTGAACGTCGATGTCCAGTACTCCTCCTCGATACTCCGCACCGACGGCCGGCGACGGATCGAGTTCACGCCCGACGCAAACCGTACGGCGAAGATGGCCGAATCGGAGGGCCACGTCTCCGAACGAGTCGATCTCGTGGCCGCGAAACTCAGCCACTCGCTCGCGGCGGGCGACAACCCGCTGTTCAAGATCAGCGACGGCAGCGAACGAACCGACCACTACGCGGTCTGCGTGCGCGAGTCGGCGCTCAATCGTGACCTGTTGGCAGCGGAGTACGGTGCACTATTGCGATTCGAGAACGGTCTCTTGCTCTGGAACGACGACGAGGAGGCCTACAACCTCGTGGTCGACGGCGAGACGGTCGTCGACCGGATTCCCGTATGA
- a CDS encoding DUF7128 family protein translates to MVVETERDGTTWYECEECGLMFDDTEDATQHESNCDAEDPSYIQ, encoded by the coding sequence ATGGTGGTCGAAACCGAGCGCGACGGCACGACGTGGTACGAGTGCGAGGAGTGCGGGCTCATGTTCGACGACACCGAGGACGCGACACAGCACGAGTCGAACTGCGACGCCGAGGACCCGAGTTACATCCAGTAA
- a CDS encoding DUF5796 family protein, giving the protein MSQRSEFSPDTLPVDLTDAGIVVEYTDGREVFYGGVPETVTGELTTAPGKEVHVLVTDPTETEGVLVYVNDRTTADSIIADTGVGRVLLDQDEETTLFPGVSVHETGYRTIVDADPETARGRVFVFEEDDMGERSFEIVESE; this is encoded by the coding sequence ATGAGCCAGCGCAGCGAGTTCTCGCCGGATACCCTTCCAGTGGATCTCACCGATGCTGGGATCGTGGTGGAGTACACCGATGGCCGCGAGGTGTTCTACGGCGGCGTTCCCGAGACGGTCACCGGCGAGCTCACGACCGCACCGGGCAAGGAGGTCCACGTCCTCGTCACCGATCCCACCGAAACCGAAGGTGTACTGGTCTACGTCAACGACCGGACGACCGCCGACTCGATCATCGCGGACACGGGCGTGGGACGCGTCCTGCTGGATCAGGACGAGGAGACCACGCTGTTCCCGGGCGTGAGCGTCCACGAGACGGGCTATCGAACGATCGTCGACGCCGACCCCGAGACCGCCCGTGGCCGAGTGTTCGTCTTCGAGGAAGACGACATGGGCGAACGATCCTTCGAGATCGTCGAGAGCGAGTGA